A section of the Papio anubis isolate 15944 chromosome 2, Panubis1.0, whole genome shotgun sequence genome encodes:
- the MAPKAPK3 gene encoding MAP kinase-activated protein kinase 3 isoform X2 produces the protein MMGSLGSLEEEVKPGSTERLLYDSPKARQEVDHHWQASGGPHIVRILDVYENMHHGKRCLLIIMECMEGGELFSRIQERGDQAFTEREAAEIMRDIGTAIQFLHSHNIAHRDVKPENLLYTSKEKDAVLKLTDFGFAKETTQNALQTPCYTPYYVAPEVLGPEKYDKSCDMWSLGVIMYILLCGFPPFYSNTGQAISPGMKRRIRLGQYGFPNPEWSEVSEDAKQLIRLLLKTDPTERLTITQFMNHPWINQSMVVPQTPLHTARVLQEDKDHWDEVKEEMTSALATMRVDYDQVKIKDLKTSNNRLLNKRRKKQAGSSSASQGCNNQ, from the exons ATGATGGGCTCCCTGGGCTCCCTGGAAGAGGAGGTAAAGCCTGGTTCAACAGAGCGG CTCCTATATGACAGCCCCAAGGCCCGGCAGGAGGTAGACCATCACTGGCAGGCTTCTGGCGGCCCCCACATTGTCCGCATCCTGGATGTGTATGAGAACATGCACCATGGCAAGCGCTGTCTCCTCATCATCATGGAATG CATGGAAGGTGGTGAGTTGTTCAGCAGGATTCAGGAGCGTGGCGACCAGGCTTTCACGGAGAGAG AAGCTGCAGAGATAATGCGGGATATCGGCACTGCCATCCAGTTTCTGCATAGCCATAACATCGCCCACCGAGATGTCAAG CCTGAAAACCTGCTCTACACATCTAAGGAGAAAGACGCAGTGCTTAAGCTCACCGATTTTGGCTTTGCTAAGGAGACCACCCAAAATGCCCTGCAGACACCCTGCTATACTCCCTATTATGTGG CCCCTGAGGTCCTGGGTCCAGAGAAGTATGACAAGTCATGTGACATGTGGTCCCTGGGTGTCATCATGTACATCCT ccttTGTGGCTTCCCACCCTTCTACTCCAACACGGGCCAGGCCATCTCCCCAGGGATGAAGAGAAGGATCCGCCTGGGCCAGTATGGCTTCCCCAATCCTGAGTGGTCAGAGGTCTCTGAGGATG CCAAGCAGCTGATCCGCCTCCTGTTGAAGACGGACCCCACAGAGAGGCTGACTATCACTCAGTTTATGAACCACCCCTGGATCAAC CAATCGATGGTGGTGCCACAGACCCCACTCCACACGGCCCGAGTGCTGCAGGAAGACAAAGACCACTGGGACGAAGTCAAG GAGGAGATGACCAGTGCCTTAGCCACTATGCGGGTGGACTACGATCAGGTGAAGATCAAGGACCTGAAGACCTCTAACAACCGGCTCCTcaacaagaggagaaaaaagcagGCAGGCAGCTCCTCTGCCTCTCAGGGCTGCAACAACCAGTAG